The DNA window CTTATCCAGCAAAGTATCTTTGTGAGCTTGAAGTAGGGCGCATACAATTGGGGATTTGATATTTAGTCTGTTGGAAGAGTATGTGCTTTTAAGAGTAACTTTCTGTCTCTCCTGACGGCAGCTCAACGCCCATGAAATCTCTGAATAGCAGCTTCGCTGCTCCATTTACCAGGTATATACCTGCTTCCATTTGTCATCAAGATGAGCCTGAGCGAATACCGACATGTTGGGCGACCTACAGAGATCTCCACTGACACCACTCAGCAGCTGCCTGTGTGTTAATCTCGGGCATGAGCTATCTGGTATCTACAGGCATTGATGTCGCGGGCGGCGTGAGTCACGCCGGGCCTCCCTGCCAGCGGGAGGCCCCGTTCGCACCCCACCATTCGTTGCAATGTGCACGGCCCTCACCCCTGCCCTCGGCACTCACTGAATGCTGCACGGAAAGCCGTGTTTCCCCTAATTAAGGCCCATTATGAGGATGTTTGGATGTGTGTCGCAGCTGTGGGGGAGGGTTATGGTTAGGTAAAGTGCCCCCGAGCTTTCCGTTGTCGGCTGCCAGGGCATGGGGTGTGACTGAGCTGAATGATGGGGAAACATCTATCTACCTTCGACTGGAGAGGGGTTACTGCTCTTGGGTCCTTGTTCCTGTACATAGAGAGCTGCTGTCTAATGCCACCGATTCTGTGGCCGTTGAAAAGCCTCCATGTTTGCCCAGTAAATAAAAGTGAAGGAAAAAGAAATAGCTGTGCAAATACCTTAAGTGCTTATGGTCAGAGTTATTAACCTGTGAAATTTCGGTTTTTGGTTATATAAATTGAAATGATCATCGCAGTTCTCTATGCCTTTATCTTTAGCATGAAGAGCAAGGATTGTGAGGGAGCTTCCATTTACAGGCGCATCCCTctctccctgttttttttttgggcagCTGTAGAATCCTACATAAGGTAGAAGGAAAATGTAAGCAGTTGTTGACCCAGACGTTTATGTGCAATTGAGAGGCAAAGTTGCAGCCGGAGAGGCAGAGGCGGCAAACAGATCAGAAGCCATGCAAAAGCTGCAGCCGCAACCCGCCGTTGCAAGAACTGCAAGCGGCCGCATGCAGTGTTAAAAAGTTCTGCATATTCCCTTTCAGCAAGTCCGACATTTCACTACACGGGCAGGATGGGGAGGGAGGAGGCACAGGAAGGTAAAAGGTGTGGGCAGCTTTCCTGGGGGAGGAAAAGATACCTGAAAGCCAGGTAGCATAAGCCATGTGACCAGGGCTTTGGCTGCTGCAGCTTTTCCAATAGTGGCgtgacatttattttttaggtGTTTCCATTTTCACAAGGGCTGCTACTAGACTTTTAAGTGTAGAGTCTTATGCTACCAAACTGGCCAATAAAACTGAAATGCAAAAAGATAAAGCTTTTGTGATTGGCTGAACAATTGTAGGCAGGGCATAAGGAAAGCATGGGTTGAGGTcactgtgcccccaccccagagCCAGCCATTATCATACATATTTCATATAAAGATTAGTCTCAGAAACGAATACGTTCTTAAAGGACCTCATTTCTATGAGTTTTTGGGATGAAGGGGGTTAATAGTTACAGATGAATCTCTCCTCCCATCCCATAGTACCAGCACATAACTATTTAtatgatttattcatccattaTTCAAAGCTGATTTATTACATCATAATTTGAAAAAAGTGAACATGAATGGGTCTTCAAAGAATCTACCaatcaaatcaaaatatatttaagACTGTTCTGATTTTCCAAGTCATTACTATATATTGGCCAGCAATCCATATGCTATTCCTTTCTGTTCTGACAGCCAGCAATCCATACGCTATTGCTTTCTGTCCAGTGGGGTCACGCTTTCCACTGATGAATCTCTAGATATTCATGTAAATACCGGCCAGTGCAGGTGATTGATAATCAGCACAGCGCAGCAGGGGGTGCAGAGACAGGGGCGCCGTTGAGCCATCATACCCAGTGCGAGTGCCGGTACCCACATGGGGGGCAATTAACGGCAGGCCGGCAGCAGCGTGGAGCTGCAGTTATGTAAACGGCGCGGGTCCTGGAACCTGGAGATTTTGCATGCAGCACGAGGCCCTCGGCAGACATGCAAACAAGGCCGTCGACGCGCAGGGTGCGGTACGTGAACACAAACGCAGACGCGGCATACTGATGAGCTCTTACAGCTAATTAAAAGGCAGGCATGTATTTTTCCTCAAATTGCGGCATACTGTGTATGATAGGATGGATGTAATATTAACCAAATCCTGCTACCGTTTGTTTTTGTCAGCTTATAGAAATGTTTGTAAGCACCACATCCTTCCCTTGGTGGTTTCTTACCCCTATAACCCACTGTGCGGATTGTGGTTAAGAAtccatgggggggggcgggctttACCGTTGAAGTAGTTCTCAGTGCTTGATGGGTTATTAAGAATGAGGGTGGTCATTGTCTAGTCCCACCTCCATTGTGGTGGGGTTTGTTTCGCCTGTCTGCGGCCCTGCTGTGAGGCGATTGCTTCAGATCTTTCACGGTCGACACCACACACGGTGACGGTCCTGCCCGCACACGCCCAGACACCCCAGACCTATCCCAGCTGTTCGGAGGCGCGGGGGTTAAATGGAACCTGTCtgccgtgtcccccccccccccccgctcattTGGCTCCCTTTGTTTACAGAGAGCCGTCTCCCCGGCTGTGTGGGCCCCGAGGCCCAGAGATTACTCCTCATTTGCCTCTGAGCTGTGCCGATGCGCAGCTGCATGTATTCTAAAGGCCCTCATTTGCGTCTCCTGTCTGCGCAGACGCCATTTTTCAGCTTTAGGGTTTGGAGGTGCCTCTCAACGGCAATTTGTAGGGTCAGCATagaccctgggggggggggaataagtCCTCCCATCTATGTGTGAGTGCCCTATTGCAGGGATCACCCTTCACATGCATTTAGAGATTCATGTACAGCTTACTTATGTAAATACTGACTTTGAACCTCCACCTGTCACTTAACTGCCAATCGTTCTCTCTATATTTATGATTGCTTGTCTTGTCTCTTTATACTAGTGTCCTGTTTCAACTAAACATTTCACGGCAAATTGTATAGACTATAACTTTGTATGTGACAAATGACAcattgactgattgattgattaattgtAGTTTAAACCACATCTTTGGGCTGCAGGAGGATTGTGAGACATGAACAGCAGGGGAAAACATACAGAcaggggtgggatttgaacactTGACCATGAAAGCAAGAAGCCATGGCACCAGAGAGGAGAATTTTTTTCTTGGAAAAAATGCCTGAGGTATTAGTCACCAGTGTGTTACCtgctgagtcatgtgacctcgCCGCTGTCAGTGCACGTCTGTCACATTCCTGTCACGATCGTGTGTGCCGCACAATAGCGCCGCATTCCGCACTGACATGGCGACAATCTTGAGCCGGGGAAGCCACCCTCCAGCTGCCTTTTGTTCGGGCTCGTCGTTAGACGCAAACCCCACCGGTGACATTTAACATTAATACGGGCAGATTAGAGTCGTGAAAGACCCGGGCAGGTGTACATCATGGGTGAAATCGTGTGAGGGTCACACTGCAGGAGCATGAAAGTGACACAGCCCTCCGGCGAGAGATCAGGCTCCGGGTcagatggatgatggatggtgtGTTTGCATACTGAGAGTGCTCCCCTTATCCTGCCCGCTCGTACCTGGAACCTGTGGTCTTTGCATGTCCTATAAACAAACTCCTGCTTTACATACGGTTTCACTTGAGGGCCTTGGGTCCAAGAGCTGGGCCGCATTTGGGAACATCATCCAGGTTTCTTGCACCTTCGCTGTACCGGTCGAAGCCCCTTCGACACTCTCCATTTGAGACAAAGTGAACCAGGTCGCCCCCGCAGAAGATGGCTTCCTAGACCGACCCCTGTGTCACCTAATTGGTCGGCCAGCACTTCAGCTCCAGATCTTACATGGACATCAGTAGCTGTTACTCAAGGTCAATACAGCGACACTTGGACACTGTGTCCCTAAAGGAGTTTGGCAATCTGCAACTCGTTTCGTTCTAGCCCTCGGCTGAACACACGTGTACACGGCGTCTGGCGTCCGTCAAAAATGGGTCACTTTTCAAATAACGAAGCTGACTGAATCTAGATTTAGCatagtttaatttaaaatgagCTATCTACTTCTGAAAAGTGTGAATGTTCCCTGAGCCAAGGTTTCTTACAGCTGgtcagtgatttcagcattcaTACAAAATGTTTGTGTATTGCTTTATAAATGGCAGAAGTTTCCCTGTGCCAGTATGTAATCAGTTGTTTCAATGCCTTTGTATGATGGGTCTCTATCTAAattctatgtatctctctataCATATATTTCAATAACAGTTTGTTTTCATCACGGACATCAGTGCAAGAGCAGGTACCTGTGAACTCATGAGAAATCTTGAATCTCTGTCCTCTTTGGGTTCCCCCCTCCATTGTAAGCAACAAGCTTCTCAACAAGCTGTTGGTTCAGCAGACCCTCCTTTCAAAACAATCCCCCACCTGACCAAGATGTCTGCCTGTGCTGGTCACTGCAGTTTCCTAGTCACAAAAGGACTTTTCTTGTCAGTGCACacgtttggggtggggggtgggggggggggactagcTTCTTACAGGATTCCTGTTCTTGGGTGGTGGTTGCGTTGTTTTCAGAAATACAATTTTTCCCAATTGTTGAGACCTGTGAATCAGACTTTTAAAAATAGCTTGCAGGCTTGGTCGAACCCAAGTCAGGCGAAACACTTAAGCCTTCAGATGACGTGGACAAACAGGCCGTGTGAATGCAGCCATCCCCAGTTGCCGGCAGCAGCCTTTTCTCCAGTGCCCACGCTGGCCGAGAGCCACACTTTGCATGCAGTTAGCACAGAGTCCAGCAGCTCGGGACCCCATTTACATCTTTGTGTCCGGGCTGGTCCACACAACCCTGGCCTCTAAACAAACAGGCAAAAACGAGGCGTGGTTAAAACCACCGCTAAAGAGAATCATTAGTCCTAAAATGTGCTTTTCTCTCCAATGTAACTGATTTTCTTCCTGAGGTTACACAAATGTGCTCACCGCTGGTGGCCTGAAAAGTAGCCAGCGATTCCAACTATGAGTACAAGATGTTGAAAAAGACCTATAAGACCTATAATTTTTGTTTAGTAGAAATGATGCTGGCTGTGTAAATTGTTTTCCAACTGCACTGCACAGCATATATTGGGGGtacacaacttaataatttcATTGAAAAGCAGGTGGATCGTCGGGGCTGAGAGTGACTGAGCCCTTGCCCCCTTTGCCCGAATGATTGCCCTCTTTTTGAGACTCTAAGTGGTTCATTTTTGATAACCGACGTTCACACAAAATGTACTCTTCATAAACAGCTAATTGTGTTAGGGATACACAGTCAGTTCTTGGCTCACGGAAATCTGTTCTATAAACCCTTGCGTATGTCGAATTTTGCTTCACATATCGTTCAGGATACCatacagcaaaaaaaacacacaagccAAAAATATCCTAGCAATACATACTAACGAACTCATTAAACAAATGATCAGATTGGgttttaatatattttcaatGTGTGCTTCTGTAACCTCTCTATATCTCAGattttgcagattttttttttgcagctctCCGGATTTACGTAAATTAAGAGCCGCCTGCATTTAAACTTGCATCTTTAATCTTGAGTAAACTGAAAAACGTCAAATagctaaaatgaaaaaaagttctGCAGCCAATGAAAGTGCCCGAGATGTATGCAGGCCGCGCCTCTTTTCTCCGTCTGCCCCTTTAACCATGCAGCATGTCACTAGGGGCGTGGCCGACTCTCCACAGGTAGAGTAGATCTCAGGTATCTTGCTCCAGCTCCTCAGTCTCGCCTGACGACACCCCTCTTTACACGTTGCTGTTATTTGTCCTAGAGATTCTTTTTCCGGAGCTTTCTCATTCCCCAGAAGACATTATCAATGgtatgtggtggggggggcctgGCCTAGGGTCTGACCCGAACCTTCCGTGGGATCAGAGACGCGCATGTGGGTAATTATGAAGCTCCCTTTCGCTTGACACATAAATTTATAGTTACGGCTGCTCTACGTATGTTGTGCCGCCGGGGTGAATTAAGGAGGTGGTGAGTTGCgagagagacacacacgcacgcacacatacacgcgAGAAGAGATGCCGGTGGTTAAAGTGGAGAAAGACCCATCCCCGGATGCCTCGGAGGTCTCCCTGTCGGCCATCCACGCCTCCCCCGAGGAGCCCCAGCGAGGTCGTCGCCGGAAACGGCCGCTACAGCGGGGCAAGCCCCCCTACAGCTACATTGCCCTCATCTCCATGGCAATTGCCAATGCCCCGGACCGCAGGCTCACGCTTGGAGGCATCTACAAGTTCATCACAGAGCGCTTCCCCTTCTACCGCGACAACTCCAAGAAATGGCAGAACTCCATCCGCCATAACTTGACGCTTAACGACTGCTTCATTAAGATCCCGCGGGAGCCCGGACGGCCCGGCAAGGGCAACTACTGGACTCTGGACCCTAACGCCGAGGACATGTTCGAGAGCGGCAGTTTCCTGCGCCGGAGGAAACGCTTCAAGCGGTGCGACTTCACCACCTACTCGGCGTACGTCCCTGAGCCCCCAGCTTTTGCCTCCATGCAGATCTCCAGAGCGGCTTATGGTGGCCCCGTCTATTCGAACATGACTGTGAGTCCGCCATACAGCCAACAGGTGGCACCCTCGTGCTACCCCTCCTCCCCGGCAGCTTTTGGCACTGGCCAGTCTCGGATGTTCAGCATCAACACCATCATCGGGCACCATGGGGGCCTTGGTTCAGGAGGGGACCTTGTCCAGCAGCCCGGCCGAAGTTTCAGCCCCGACTTGGGCTCTGTGGGCAGCTCGTGCAGCCTGAGCAATGTGGATTTCCAGACACAGTCCTGCGGTGGGGCCGTGCTGTCGCGCTCCGCCAGTCACATGGCGTTCCCATACTCTGTCCAAAACGGACACCTGTCCATGCAAAGTGCATATCCGCAAGGCAGTAGCCAGATCTACGGCACCACCAGTCGCCTGGGAATTCCCAGTTCTCCCAGTGTCACCAGTGATACGATGGACCCCTATGGGAGGATGTCACCTGGTCAGCTGTCCTCTTTAGCACCATATAACAACACTAGCACCATACCCAGTGCCAGTAGTTACCTGAGACCCCCAACGTACACGGGTAACATGGAGAGGTTTGTGTCTGCAGTGTGATGTCTGGGAAGATAATTGCCTGGCCTTGGGAAGCCAGTTTAgtgaatttgttttgttttttttggagatGTGGCATGTATGTTACGTAATGGTGATGGAACATTCTGGAGGGGGGaatctgtttattttgtttgccGTGTAACCGCCGACATGAAATGTGCTCCCAGGTTTCAAATTGTACATTCCCAGCGACAAAGGCGTGAAGCAAGCAAGAAGTTAGAAACTGGTTTTCGAATACCAGTAAATCTAAAAAAAATTGTCCTTGTATACTCCAAACATGGTGGAGCTCTGGATTCTGAGATCGTGTAAGTCTGTAAAAGCGAGAAGGTTTCAATATCCTCTCAAGCGCTGCTGTTTGATCAAGTTGGGCTCGTCAGTCAGATTCTGGAGGTGTTTTCTGGTGTTTGGTTGTATAACAATATGTTTTTTTGTACCGAAATTAGGTCTGAGATGTTTATATTAAACTTGTATGAAAGTGATTCAGCAGTTTTGAATTTAGGTTTtctgtacatatttatatttttcaaagctttgtaaattattttgaTGCCTATCTTTAAACATATTTTCAGAAAATTCGTCCATAGAAAACTTTTGTTTTGAAAGATTTCTGTTCTGTTATTATTGTGTATGATCATGTAATGATTCCCAAAAAGTGAATTAGCTCCAGAAATCCAGAAACCTTTGAATAACCATAAAAAGCTTTACGCCTCACTTTGCATGAACGTCCTCTTCACATGGTGGCAGTTGTGCTTTTTTCAGTATTATTTATCATGAAAGTTCCAGAAATCCACAAGTGTATTCTGTAAGGATATAATTGCGGTTATTGACAAAAGCAGATTTATATTTTGAAACTTTATTTTGCTGTTATCCAGACCAGCATTGCACTCTGCTCAGTATTATAACTGTTCATTCCTTTTTTTTCAATAACCATTTACTAAAACAATTGGCTACAACTTTCGCATAAGCTGCAggaaaataaatttgaataacATTTGAGACTTAATTTTAGGCGGACATGGTCCATAGATGTGGCAGAAAATGGCCTGTAGTTTCTCCATTTCATAAAGATAGTCATTTTTA is part of the Paramormyrops kingsleyae isolate MSU_618 chromosome 25, PKINGS_0.4, whole genome shotgun sequence genome and encodes:
- the foxe1 gene encoding forkhead box protein E1 — its product is MPVVKVEKDPSPDASEVSLSAIHASPEEPQRGRRRKRPLQRGKPPYSYIALISMAIANAPDRRLTLGGIYKFITERFPFYRDNSKKWQNSIRHNLTLNDCFIKIPREPGRPGKGNYWTLDPNAEDMFESGSFLRRRKRFKRCDFTTYSAYVPEPPAFASMQISRAAYGGPVYSNMTVSPPYSQQVAPSCYPSSPAAFGTGQSRMFSINTIIGHHGGLGSGGDLVQQPGRSFSPDLGSVGSSCSLSNVDFQTQSCGGAVLSRSASHMAFPYSVQNGHLSMQSAYPQGSSQIYGTTSRLGIPSSPSVTSDTMDPYGRMSPGQLSSLAPYNNTSTIPSASSYLRPPTYTGNMERFVSAV